A single region of the Sorex araneus isolate mSorAra2 chromosome 7, mSorAra2.pri, whole genome shotgun sequence genome encodes:
- the SMIM43 gene encoding small integral membrane protein 43, which yields MEWELNLLLYLALFFFLLFLLFLLLFVVIKQLKNSVAGTAGALQPGRPSLHREPWGFSREQAV from the coding sequence ATGGAGTGGGAGCTCAACCTGCTGCTCTACCTGGCGCTCTTTTTCTTCCTgctgtttcttcttttcctcctgctcTTCGTGGTCATCAAGCAGCTGAAGAACTCCGTGGCTGGCACAGCAGGGGCTCTCCAGCCCGGGCGCCCCTCGCTGCACCGGGAGCCTTGGGGCTTCTCCCGAGAGCAGGCGGTGTGA